CCCTTACACAATTGCAGTCCAAAATAAAGCCCATTCTAAACTGACCCTATCATTTTGCTAGAGAAAACATGTATCAATCAACAGATTAGGGGGTCATGGGATTAATGATCAGTGTGCGGAAGGTACCTTCTACCGGTTGGAAGCAGTAGCATGCTATACACCAAGGGCCACAAACCCATGATGTACCACAGAGACACAAGCACATCATTCATCCTGAACCCATCATCTCCCTTCAAGTTCAGCAGCTTTTTCAAGAAATACACATCCCTTGACTGACAGAGGCACAAAACAGCGTGTTACAGTCTTCTTAGAGTGATCAAATTGTGGGGaagaaaaacgaaaaataaCATATGGAGCAGGTATATTCATTTCCTCCATCAATTATACCTCAATGTGTCCCATATAAAATAACTGGTACCATAGAAGTATGACTAGAATTTGAAATGGGTTTCTAGCCCTAGTGCTCATCAGGATTTTCCAAATTAATGAATAAgcacaagaagaagaagaagaaaaccatatcccatcaaattaaacaaacacaaaagcaaaacaaaagcaCTTCTCTATAGTATGAAATGGTTGCAGTCCATGGTACCGGAGTCTGGTCAGGAGTGAGGTTGAAAACATAGTAGATGAGTCCAACCCACAACACGAAAAGCAGAGCCGATGTTGTCCAGTCTCCTCCATCCCCACCATCTCCGTTCTCACTCTCCGATTTAGCTCCTTTTTCAGCAGCTGGGTCTTCTGGATTCTGAGTGTTGAAGGAGCTCTGACAGATTTGAAGGCCACCCCTTCTCTGAAATGTAGAAATTGGGTGTTTGGGTTTGCTGAGAATTGGAGGGTTTGGGTTTAGGTTTGGGGTTCTGATAAATGAGATTCTGGAGTTGGGGTTGCGGGTTTTGAGAGAAAGGAATGGGAGAGCAGAGAAGTTGCAGGAGATGAGGGTGGTGCTGGCCAACATGCTGGGCCAAGGGTATGGTGAAATTCACACAATATTGATATATACAGAGTGGTCACTGGTGGCCCATCTAAACGGTGTCGTTTCAGCAACGGTCAAAACCACCAAAAGTAGttggaatttggaaaaaaatccTCTCCCTGCACTATCTTGCATTGGGCTTCAAGCAGATAAGATTTTAAGagctctctttctctccacaGTGGCATCCATGGCCGAAGCTTATAGAATGTTCCACACAGCTCTGACACTCACACTCCCTCCTTCTTTCTCTCAAACCCCATCTCGTCACTCTAAGCCCATCCCCCGGAGACACCCAATTCGGTGCTCAATATCCACCACCGACACCACCAAAACCTCCGTGACCCAGAAGATCCCCTGGGGCTGCGGGGTGGATTCGTTGGAAAACGCAGCCTTGCTGCAGAAATGGTTGTCGGACTCGGGCCTCCCGCCCCAGAAAATGGGTATTGAAAGAGTTGAAGTCGGGGAGAGGGGGTTAGTTGCTCTCAAGAACATCAGGAAGGGGGAGAAACTGCTCTTTGTGCCTCCCTCACTCGTCATTACTGCAGACTCGGTCAGTTTTTCTAGCAAAATTGCTGTGTTTCTTCTTGGGAAAATTTATGAACGTGGATTCTGCAATGTCACACTGCCAATTGCGTCATATATTTTTGGTAGAAATCTACCTTTTGTAGAGTGAAAGGAAGAGTGGTATTGAGTGAATTGAATAGGGTTTTTATGCTCTCTTCTCAAGTTTCTGCAATCTAAATTCCTTAATTAAAGGTCCCAATTCAAGGTCCACAGTTTGGTTGCTTCATATGCAAATAGGTTTGgcattcaatttaaattttgcaGTCCTACATCCACAGAAACCATTCCCTAGTGAAACAAACTGAATTCCACAGAGATGGTGTTCCAAATTGAAGGCAATTCCATGCACTAAACAAGTCTAAGAAAATTGTAACAatagtttcaaatttatttatggGGTTTGGTATTGTAATGCCAGGAGTGGAGCTGCACAGAGGCTGGTGAAGTGTTGAAACGGAGTTCAGTACCAGATTGGCCATTGCTGGCAACCTACCTCATTGGTGAAGCAAGCCTCATGCAATCTTCAAGATGGAGCAATTATATCTCTGCCTTGCCTCGGCAGCCCTATTCACTTCTATACTGGTAAGCTTTTGGTCCTTCACTGCTTGGGGTCAAGTTGGCAGGACATTTCAGGAGTTTTTCTTGTCTTATCATGGAAAGGGTCTACTCTCAGTTCTTTTCCCTACAGCGTTTCTATATCATTTCAGGACACGTGCTGAACTAGATAAGTATTTAGAAGCCTCGCAGATAAGAGAGCGTGCAATTGAAAGGATTAATGATGTTACTGGAACGTATGGTTTGTTCTCCtcattttgtttgcattttttaagCCTTGTGGTTTCCATGTTTGTGCTATTCTGATGATTGCAAAGCTTATGTTATGCTGTGGATGTGGTCTCATAACTTAGTAATTGTTGAAAACGGATTTCAACATCTTGCAGATACAATGATTTAAGGCTCAGGATATTTTCCAAGCATCCCCATTTATTTCCTGAAGAGgtacttattttatattacatGACAATGGCTCTTAACACTTGAGCAAGTTAGGACAAAAAACTCCAATCTTCTTGACCTAGTCAAGGACTCAAAATTGATACTTTAGAAATTCCTAGTGTTTTTTACTTCCTGATAAAGTTTTGGGTTTACATTGCCCACTTTTGGAGCTGTCCTTACAAGACAAGGTAGCTCCTTCATAGATCGCCCTAATCTCACCAAAAG
The window above is part of the Vitis riparia cultivar Riparia Gloire de Montpellier isolate 1030 chromosome 12, EGFV_Vit.rip_1.0, whole genome shotgun sequence genome. Proteins encoded here:
- the LOC117926474 gene encoding uncharacterized protein LOC117926474, translating into MLASTTLISCNFSALPFLSLKTRNPNSRISFIRTPNLNPNPPILSKPKHPISTFQRRGGLQICQSSFNTQNPEDPAAEKGAKSESENGDGGDGGDWTTSALLFVLWVGLIYYVFNLTPDQTPSRDVYFLKKLLNLKGDDGFRMNDVLVSLWYIMGLWPLVYSMLLLPTGRSSKSKVPVWPFLTFSFFGGVYALLPYFVLWRPPPPPVEETELRRWPLNFLESKITAGISLAAGLGIIIYAGLASGDDWKEFYQYYRESKFIHITSLDFTLLSAFAPFWVYNDMTARKWYDKGSWLLPLSLVPFLGPALYLLLRPSLSAMPVSLSPSSSEQK
- the LOC117926471 gene encoding ribulose-1,5 bisphosphate carboxylase/oxygenase large subunit N-methyltransferase, chloroplastic, which codes for MRVVLANMLGQGYGEIHTILIYTEWSLVAHLNGVVSATVKTTKSSWNLEKNPLPALSCIGLQADKILRALFLSTVASMAEAYRMFHTALTLTLPPSFSQTPSRHSKPIPRRHPIRCSISTTDTTKTSVTQKIPWGCGVDSLENAALLQKWLSDSGLPPQKMGIERVEVGERGLVALKNIRKGEKLLFVPPSLVITADSEWSCTEAGEVLKRSSVPDWPLLATYLIGEASLMQSSRWSNYISALPRQPYSLLYWTRAELDKYLEASQIRERAIERINDVTGTYNDLRLRIFSKHPHLFPEEVFNMETFKWSFGILFSRLVRLPSMDEKIALVPWADMLNHSCEVETFLDYDKSSQGVVFTTDRTYQPSEQVFISYGKKSNGELLLSYGFVPREGTNPNDKVELLLSLKKSDKCYKEKSEAMKKHGLSTSQCFPIQITGWPLELMAYAYLVVSPPSMSQHFEEIAAVASNKTTSKKDIRYPELEEQALQFILDSCEASISKYSKFLQESGSMDLDVTSPKQLNRRAFLKQLAVDLCTSERRILFRTQYILRRRLRDIRSGELRALRIFDGFRKLFK